In Candidatus Roseilinea sp., one DNA window encodes the following:
- a CDS encoding glycosyl transferase: MDVSIIILSHNTRELTCACLRAVLSDAATSGLSAEMIVVDNASTDGTAPAIRNAFAGVRVIEAGENLGFARGNNLGLAAACGRYRFLLNSDAFVQPGALHALAAFMDAHPDAGACGPMLLNEDGSLQPSGRPLPTVWSVFVDMTKLYRLARRNVFEERGRDYGQVARVGEVSGAALMLRREAYETTGGFDPAFFAYYEDVDLCKRIGEAGFAIYYVPDAKVTHLWKRTSRVLPEASYRAGVDSLRYYFRKHHGRAAEAAVQLMLAGRESSLMLASAVRGRRERVAFHRHMLAHALARRSL; the protein is encoded by the coding sequence ATGGACGTATCCATCATCATCCTCTCCCACAACACGCGTGAGCTGACCTGCGCCTGCCTGCGCGCTGTGCTGAGCGATGCCGCGACAAGCGGGCTGAGCGCCGAGATGATCGTGGTGGACAACGCTTCGACCGACGGCACGGCACCGGCGATCCGCAACGCGTTCGCGGGCGTGCGCGTGATCGAGGCCGGCGAAAACCTCGGCTTCGCCCGCGGCAACAACCTCGGCCTGGCAGCAGCGTGCGGACGCTACAGATTTTTGCTCAACTCCGACGCGTTTGTGCAACCCGGCGCGTTGCACGCGCTGGCGGCGTTCATGGACGCGCACCCGGATGCCGGCGCGTGCGGGCCGATGCTGTTGAACGAAGATGGGTCGCTACAACCTTCGGGACGTCCCTTGCCGACCGTGTGGAGCGTCTTCGTAGACATGACGAAGCTCTACCGGCTGGCGCGGCGCAACGTGTTCGAAGAGCGTGGTCGCGACTACGGCCAGGTCGCGCGGGTCGGCGAGGTCTCCGGCGCAGCGCTGATGCTCCGGCGCGAGGCCTATGAGACGACCGGCGGCTTCGACCCGGCGTTCTTTGCCTACTACGAGGACGTGGACTTGTGCAAGCGCATCGGCGAGGCCGGCTTCGCCATCTACTACGTGCCGGACGCGAAGGTGACCCACTTGTGGAAGCGCACCAGCCGCGTTCTGCCGGAGGCGAGCTATCGCGCCGGGGTGGACAGCCTGCGCTACTACTTTCGCAAGCATCACGGGCGCGCCGCCGAAGCCGCTGTGCAGCTCATGCTGGCCGGCCGCGAGTCGAGCCTGATGTTGGCCTCGGCGGTGCGTGGACGGCGTGAACGGGTTGCGTTCCACCGGCACATGCTGGCCCACGCACTGGCACGCCGGTCGCTATAA